The DNA region TTTGATACATTTGAGAACAGTTCATACCAAGGAAATGATGGGTTACGTGGATTTCCACTCTCAAAAGCTTGTGGCGGTGATGATGGGGTACCACAAGGGACAACTCTATTTGAGCTAGATCAAGGAGAAGGAGGAGATTCAGTAATGATCAGTTGGCAGGCGGTTCTCATGGGTTACGGTTGTGGTCTAATTATTGGACTATCTGTAATATACATAATGTTGTCAACTCAAAATCCAGCATGGTTTTCGAGGATGGTTGAAGAATTGGAACACAAAATTATTAGTAGAATgaaaaaacacaagaaaatatattaatgtGTAACCTCCAGGTATTCAACTTGATCTTTATCTTTCAAAagattattgtatatatatcaaTGTATTTTCTACCTCCTTCATCCTTAAAGCTCTTAATTAACTTTAATTCTTCATTTTTGAAAATTGCAGGATGCAAGTCTAATGTGTTGCTGGCGATACAAATATAAGCCTTTATCTTCATAGTTTGTGATTTTTCTGAAGTGTTTTTTACCCTGTGAATAAAGACATTTGTTTTCTTCCTTTGAAACTCAgccaaatttattttcatttatttaaagTGTTAGATTATTAACAGAGTTCATGGCCTCAACTAGTATAATTCATCCTCAATATAATTAGTTGAGTAATTGGGCTCAAGCATAAAGTCAGTTAATATCTACTTATTATcttgaatataatatttatttcgaatgtataaaaatcaaatatttacttCCTCGCACGATTATGAATATTTGATTTGGTAATTTTGTTATCAATCTTTATTAGATagtcttttccaaaaattattttcactctctaaccaattattggaagaaaataattattttcaatatAACTTTAATCATATTAAATGTGcagtaaatttaatatgtgatagtaaggacacaggattttgaattatgtgatggcaaagacttttaagttaattagtttggaaTCGAAGTTCAGcagtaatatttgtttagaactctattttgaatatgtgatacatttttagttgaccaaatagccaacacaaatatgataaaattagactaaaagagtattcgtcgaccacatattttcctacaaacttTGCATTTTATCGTTaacgtatgtatttatgaaattcataataaatttatttccatgaacataaatattaaaagaactttaactattcttttttagataatccttttttatttaacatatatattcatgctattaaaataatatagatttaacaaatcataaacaattaactaattaacaattaacaaaatatcaattcataatcaataattaacaactaatctctatatatataattgcaggaCATAGGCCCGGTGATGTGGCGCTCTAAAAATTTAGCATTtgtatttatctattttttgagatttttggCTTTTACCTCTTATTTAAGTgctctaaataaataaaataaa from Lycium ferocissimum isolate CSIRO_LF1 unplaced genomic scaffold, AGI_CSIRO_Lferr_CH_V1 ctg19362, whole genome shotgun sequence includes:
- the LOC132042940 gene encoding receptor-like protein 9DC1; this translates as YSHSPRGTVIHVRISQYIIGDFIGLRSLNLSNNGLKGVIPTSLQHLYVLESLDLSFNKIGGEIPQQLASLTAPALLNLSHNHLVGCIPKGNQFDTFENSSYQGNDGLRGFPLSKACGGDDGVPQGTTLFELDQGEGGDSVMISWQAVLMGYGCGLIIGLSVIYIMLSTQNPAWFSRMVEELEHKIISRMKKHKKIY